In Liquorilactobacillus nagelii DSM 13675, the following proteins share a genomic window:
- the gatC gene encoding Asp-tRNA(Asn)/Glu-tRNA(Gln) amidotransferase subunit GatC — protein MAINADEVKHVAGLAKLAFSETELQKFTGQMDEIIKMVQQLSEVDTTDVPVTTHVTDAENVLRPDKAQSGVDRDLLMKNVPDSQDGYIKVPAIIDESGEA, from the coding sequence ATGGCAATTAATGCAGATGAAGTCAAACACGTTGCGGGATTAGCAAAACTCGCTTTTTCTGAAACCGAGCTCCAGAAATTCACTGGACAAATGGATGAGATCATTAAGATGGTGCAACAGTTAAGTGAAGTTGACACAACCGATGTTCCGGTTACAACTCATGTTACCGATGCGGAAAATGTTTTACGACCTGATAAAGCGCAATCGGGTGTTGACCGTGATTTATTAATGAAAAATGTGCCTGACAGTCAAGATGGTTACATTAAAGTTCCAGCGATTATTGATGAAAGCGGGGAAGCATAA
- a CDS encoding diacylglycerol kinase, protein MQKRCRIIYNPTSGREAMKNDLVDILNILERAGYETSAFQTTPEPNSAKNEALRVGRAGFSLVIAAGGDGTINEVVNGIAPLKHRPKMGIIPAGTTNDYARALKIPREDPIAAAKVIAKGKTIKMDIGQANDNYFVNIAGGGLLTQLTYGVPSEFKSLFGYLAYLFKGAELLPQIKPIKMHLEYDGGAFNGRASMFFLALTNSVGGFEQLVPDAALDDGKFTLIVVKTSNLMEILQLITMVLNGGKHIKDSRILYVKTSKLIARPVDEKMMINIDGEYGGDAPMVFHDLKQHIEMFANTDQLPDGAISSEQTPAEQTASQHFVEEVEDLTGQDLNQDGKLGNNKSQD, encoded by the coding sequence ATGCAAAAGCGTTGCCGAATTATTTACAATCCAACTTCTGGTCGGGAAGCGATGAAAAATGATTTAGTTGATATTTTGAATATTCTTGAACGAGCGGGCTATGAAACGAGCGCCTTTCAAACAACGCCTGAGCCAAACTCAGCTAAAAATGAAGCGTTACGAGTTGGACGAGCTGGATTCAGTCTGGTTATTGCGGCTGGCGGTGACGGGACAATTAATGAAGTTGTTAATGGGATTGCACCATTAAAACACCGACCAAAGATGGGGATTATCCCTGCTGGGACAACAAATGATTATGCCCGCGCGTTGAAAATTCCACGCGAAGATCCAATTGCGGCTGCCAAAGTTATTGCTAAGGGCAAAACAATTAAGATGGATATCGGTCAAGCCAACGATAATTATTTTGTTAACATTGCAGGTGGTGGACTATTAACCCAACTAACTTATGGTGTGCCGTCGGAATTTAAATCATTATTTGGTTATTTAGCTTACCTTTTCAAGGGAGCCGAATTGTTACCGCAGATTAAACCAATCAAGATGCATTTGGAGTATGACGGTGGAGCGTTTAATGGTCGGGCATCGATGTTCTTTTTAGCATTGACTAATTCGGTTGGTGGTTTTGAACAGTTGGTTCCTGATGCTGCCTTGGATGATGGTAAATTTACGTTAATCGTGGTTAAGACGAGTAACTTGATGGAAATTTTACAATTGATTACGATGGTGCTTAATGGTGGGAAACATATTAAGGATTCCCGAATCCTATATGTTAAAACTTCTAAATTAATTGCCAGACCAGTTGATGAAAAAATGATGATTAATATTGATGGTGAATATGGTGGGGATGCGCCAATGGTCTTTCATGATTTGAAACAACATATTGAAATGTTTGCCAATACTGATCAGCTACCGGATGGGGCGATTAGCTCGGAACAAACTCCAGCTGAGCAGACGGCTAGTCAGCACTTTGTTGAAGAAGTTGAAGACTTGACTGGTCAAGATCTTAATCAAGATGGAAAATTAGGTAATAATAAGTCGCAAGACTGA
- the gatB gene encoding Asp-tRNA(Asn)/Glu-tRNA(Gln) amidotransferase subunit GatB — protein MNFETTIGLEVHVEMKTNSKAFSPAPVKYGSAPNTNTNVVDWGYPGALPTVNKGIIEFGMRAALALHCTVTRDMIFNRKNYFYPDNPKAYQITQSDTPIGRHGWLEIEVDGKKKKIGIEEMHVEEDAGKNTHNPDGYSYVDLNRQGTPLIEIVSKPEIASAEEAYAYLVKLRQTIQFTGISDVKMEEGSMRADVNVSVRPIGSDKLGTKTEMKNLNSFEHVRKGSHYESKRQQRILMAGGKVQQETRRFDEASGETILMRVKEGASDYRYFPEPDLPPVHISDAWLEEVQKSIPEMPENRRARYVNDWGLPEYDAGVLTQTKEMSDFFEATVAQGADPKLAANWLMGEVNAYLNAKQIDLPETALTPTNLATMIKLIEDETISSKIAKKVFKEIITKGSEPKAWVESKGLVQLSDSKVLQPIIDQVLDDNQKSVDDFKNGKDRAIGFLVGQIMKQTHGKANPKVVNKLLIASLKAR, from the coding sequence ATGAATTTTGAAACAACGATTGGACTTGAAGTTCATGTTGAAATGAAGACAAATTCGAAGGCATTTTCACCAGCCCCAGTAAAATACGGTTCTGCACCAAATACCAATACCAATGTTGTTGATTGGGGTTATCCAGGAGCTTTGCCAACGGTTAATAAGGGAATTATTGAATTCGGGATGCGAGCTGCTTTGGCATTGCATTGTACGGTAACTCGTGACATGATTTTTAACCGAAAAAATTATTTTTATCCAGATAATCCAAAAGCCTATCAGATTACGCAATCAGACACTCCTATTGGTCGTCATGGTTGGTTAGAGATCGAAGTTGATGGCAAAAAGAAGAAAATTGGAATTGAGGAAATGCACGTCGAAGAAGATGCGGGTAAAAACACGCATAATCCAGATGGTTATTCTTACGTTGACTTGAATCGTCAGGGGACACCGCTGATTGAAATTGTTTCTAAACCAGAAATTGCTTCAGCTGAAGAAGCTTATGCCTATTTGGTTAAATTACGGCAGACAATTCAGTTTACGGGTATTTCAGATGTTAAGATGGAAGAAGGCTCGATGCGGGCTGATGTTAACGTCTCCGTTCGACCAATTGGTTCTGACAAATTAGGAACTAAGACAGAAATGAAGAATTTGAACTCATTTGAGCATGTTCGTAAAGGTTCACATTATGAGTCTAAACGGCAGCAGCGAATTTTAATGGCTGGTGGCAAGGTTCAACAAGAAACTCGTCGATTTGATGAAGCAAGTGGTGAAACAATTTTGATGCGAGTTAAGGAAGGCGCTAGTGATTACCGTTACTTCCCTGAACCAGATTTACCACCAGTGCATATTTCTGATGCCTGGTTAGAAGAAGTTCAAAAGTCAATTCCAGAAATGCCGGAAAATCGTCGTGCACGTTATGTCAATGATTGGGGCTTGCCAGAATATGATGCAGGTGTCTTAACTCAGACGAAGGAAATGTCTGACTTCTTTGAAGCAACGGTGGCACAGGGGGCTGATCCTAAATTAGCAGCTAATTGGTTAATGGGTGAAGTTAATGCCTATTTGAATGCCAAACAGATTGATTTACCTGAAACGGCATTAACACCAACCAATTTGGCGACAATGATTAAATTGATTGAAGATGAAACCATTTCTTCAAAAATTGCGAAGAAAGTCTTTAAAGAAATTATTACCAAGGGTAGTGAACCGAAAGCTTGGGTTGAAAGCAAAGGCTTGGTTCAGTTGTCAGATTCAAAAGTTTTGCAACCAATTATTGACCAAGTCTTGGATGATAATCAAAAATCAGTTGATGACTTTAAAAATGGTAAAGACAGAGCAATTGGGTTCTTAGTTGGTCAAATCATGAAACAAACTCATGGCAAAGCAAATCCTAAAGTGGTTAATAAGTTATTGATTGCTAGTTTAAAGGCAAGATAA
- the gatA gene encoding Asp-tRNA(Asn)/Glu-tRNA(Gln) amidotransferase subunit GatA: MDYFKHDLASLHDLLVKKEVSVTDLVKETLTTIKERDQKLAAFLTLNEKAALDQAAQLDQQGIDPANILAGIPLAIKDNIVTKDLRTTAASKILENFQPIYDATVMEKLAAQQAITIGKTNLDEFAMGGSTENSAFKTTKNAWDQTKVPGGSSGGSAAAVASGEVMAALGSDTGGSIRQPAAFNGIVGVKPTYGRVSRYGLIAFASSLDQIGTFTRNVKDNALLLNAISGLDPHDSTSSSQPVPDFAAGLNGDIKGMKIAVPKEYLGKGIAESVKTAIKQAISTFEKLGATVDEVSLPHSKYGVPVYYIIASSEASSNLQRFDGIRYGYRAQDVKNLEDVYVKSRSEGFGDEVKRRIMLGTFSLSAGTYDAFFKKAAQVRTLICQDFAKVFGDYDLILGPTAPTTAFGIGEDIDDPITMYMNDILTIPVNLAGLPGMSLPAGFADGLPIGLQLIANQFAENTMYRAGYAFEQATDFHKEIPAIGGQK, translated from the coding sequence ATGGATTACTTTAAGCATGATTTAGCAAGTTTGCATGATTTGCTGGTCAAAAAAGAAGTCAGCGTAACTGATTTGGTCAAAGAAACTTTGACGACAATCAAAGAACGTGATCAAAAATTAGCGGCTTTTTTAACATTGAATGAAAAAGCTGCTTTAGATCAGGCTGCTCAACTTGATCAACAGGGAATCGACCCAGCTAATATTTTGGCTGGTATTCCATTAGCAATTAAAGACAACATTGTTACGAAAGACTTGCGAACAACAGCTGCTAGCAAAATTTTAGAAAATTTTCAACCAATTTATGACGCAACCGTAATGGAGAAATTAGCCGCTCAACAGGCGATTACGATTGGAAAAACCAACTTAGATGAGTTTGCAATGGGTGGATCAACTGAAAACTCAGCTTTTAAGACGACTAAAAATGCTTGGGATCAGACTAAAGTTCCTGGTGGATCATCCGGTGGCTCAGCAGCAGCGGTTGCTAGTGGTGAAGTTATGGCAGCATTAGGTTCAGATACAGGTGGATCAATTCGGCAACCGGCAGCGTTTAATGGGATTGTTGGTGTTAAACCGACATACGGTCGAGTTTCACGCTATGGTCTGATTGCTTTTGCTTCCAGTTTAGATCAAATTGGAACGTTTACCCGCAATGTTAAAGACAACGCTTTGCTATTGAATGCAATTAGTGGACTTGATCCTCATGATTCAACTAGTTCAAGTCAACCGGTGCCAGATTTTGCTGCTGGATTAAATGGCGATATCAAAGGTATGAAGATTGCTGTTCCAAAAGAATATTTAGGTAAGGGAATTGCTGAATCAGTCAAGACAGCCATCAAACAAGCGATTAGCACTTTTGAAAAATTAGGGGCTACGGTTGATGAAGTTAGTTTACCGCATAGTAAATACGGTGTACCGGTTTATTATATTATTGCTTCTTCTGAAGCTAGTTCAAACTTGCAGCGTTTTGATGGCATTCGTTACGGCTATCGCGCACAAGATGTTAAAAATTTGGAAGATGTATATGTCAAATCACGCTCAGAAGGATTTGGTGATGAAGTTAAGCGGCGGATTATGCTGGGAACCTTCTCATTATCAGCAGGAACATATGATGCTTTCTTTAAGAAAGCTGCGCAGGTACGGACACTGATTTGCCAAGATTTTGCTAAAGTATTTGGTGACTATGATTTAATTCTTGGACCAACTGCTCCAACAACTGCTTTTGGAATTGGTGAAGATATTGATGATCCGATTACGATGTATATGAATGACATTTTGACAATCCCAGTTAACCTAGCTGGTTTGCCAGGAATGTCGTTGCCAGCTGGTTTTGCTGATGGGTTACCAATTGGATTGCAGTTGATTGCTAATCAATTTGCTGAAAATACAATGTATCGTGCCGGTTATGCTTTTGAACAGGCAACTGATTTTCATAAAGAAATTCCAGCGATTGGAGGTCAGAAATAA
- the rlmD gene encoding 23S rRNA (uracil(1939)-C(5))-methyltransferase RlmD produces the protein MKEIPVEKNQEFEVTVEDLSYQGRGVAKVDHYPLFIDDALPGEKILAHVMKASRNYGFAKVVKRYNDSPDRQLNTESAYLQTGIAPLQHLKYDAQLRFKQGQIKELLHKAHLDQITVAPTQGMAEPLHYRNKAQIPVRMVNDQLETGFFRQRSHQFVPMHDFLIQDPRIDQVLEVIQTVLREFEVPAYNERQHNGVIRHIVIRRGHYSGQVMVTLVTRSRKLPAGKQIAQQIMEHCSDVVSVYQNINSAKTNVIMGRDEKLLAGKAQIEDQLNGIKFAISPRSFFQVNSLQTEKIYQYVAQTAKLSGEETLIDAYCGIGTISLSLAKQAKQVYGVEIVADAIEDAKRNAALNGITNAEFKVAAAEEQFAKWAKAGLKPDIVVFDPPRKGLETKVLESTLQLMPQKIVYVSCNPATLVRDLKFLTENGYQVTGPIQPFDQFPQTNHVESITVLSRS, from the coding sequence ATGAAAGAGATACCAGTAGAAAAAAATCAGGAATTTGAGGTCACGGTTGAAGATCTCAGTTATCAGGGTCGAGGAGTTGCCAAGGTGGATCATTATCCATTATTTATTGATGATGCTTTGCCGGGTGAAAAAATTTTAGCACATGTGATGAAAGCTAGTCGCAACTATGGTTTTGCAAAAGTTGTTAAACGATATAATGATAGCCCAGATCGGCAACTAAATACTGAATCAGCCTATTTGCAGACGGGAATTGCTCCGTTGCAGCATTTAAAATATGACGCACAATTGCGTTTTAAACAAGGACAAATTAAGGAATTATTGCATAAAGCGCATTTAGACCAGATTACGGTTGCTCCAACACAAGGCATGGCAGAACCATTGCATTATCGCAATAAAGCACAAATTCCTGTTCGTATGGTAAATGATCAATTAGAAACTGGATTTTTCCGTCAACGAAGTCATCAATTTGTACCAATGCATGATTTCTTGATTCAAGACCCTCGAATTGATCAGGTATTAGAAGTTATCCAAACTGTTTTGCGTGAATTTGAAGTTCCGGCTTACAATGAGCGTCAGCACAATGGAGTTATTCGTCATATTGTAATTCGCCGTGGACATTACAGTGGTCAAGTAATGGTAACTTTGGTAACCCGTTCGCGCAAATTACCTGCTGGTAAACAAATTGCCCAACAAATCATGGAGCACTGTTCAGATGTTGTCAGTGTTTATCAAAATATTAATTCCGCAAAAACTAATGTTATTATGGGCCGTGATGAAAAGTTATTAGCTGGCAAAGCCCAAATCGAAGATCAATTAAATGGAATTAAATTCGCTATCTCACCACGATCATTTTTCCAGGTTAACTCTTTGCAAACTGAAAAAATTTATCAATATGTAGCTCAAACTGCTAAGTTAAGTGGTGAAGAAACGTTAATTGATGCTTATTGTGGAATTGGCACAATTTCTTTGAGTTTAGCTAAGCAAGCCAAGCAAGTCTACGGTGTCGAAATTGTTGCTGACGCAATTGAAGATGCCAAGCGAAATGCAGCTTTAAATGGAATTACCAATGCCGAATTTAAAGTCGCGGCGGCTGAAGAACAATTTGCCAAATGGGCTAAAGCTGGCTTGAAGCCAGATATAGTAGTTTTTGATCCACCACGTAAAGGACTGGAAACTAAAGTTTTGGAGAGTACCTTGCAATTAATGCCACAAAAGATTGTGTATGTTAGTTGTAATCCAGCAACTTTAGTCCGTGATTTAAAGTTTTTAACTGAAAATGGCTATCAAGTAACTGGACCAATCCAACCGTTTGATCAATTTCCGCAGACGAATCATGTTGAGAGTATCACAGTATTGTCGAGGAGCTGA
- the ligA gene encoding NAD-dependent DNA ligase LigA — protein sequence MDEAIAAKKIAQLTEQLNLWSQQYYVEDDPSVADQVYDQSYRQLQQLEKSFPELITPDSPTQRVGGQILTNFQKKTHEIPMLSLGDVFSKSELFEFDQRLRQQTEQDLEYNCELKIDGLAISLIYQEGNFVEGSTRGNGIIGEDITNNLKTIKAIPLKLSEPVSLEVRGECYMPKKAFVSLNQQREAAGQPVFANPRNAAAGSLRQLDSRITASRHLSTFIYYLMQPENYGLKTQDAVIKQLADWGFKVNPESRVAKTHEQISEYLQEYQAKRPNLPYDIDGIVLKANSLAVHQQVGNTVKVPRWAIAYKFPPDEQETIVRKIEWTVGRTGVVTPTAVMDPVRLAGTTVSRASLHNPDYLLEKDIRVGDTVKLHKAGDIIPEISEVVLGKRVADSQPTVILQHCPICRAKLVHLDEEVALRCINPKCPALIKESIVHFASRNAMEIAGLGPRIVEQLYQNHLVADVADLYRLTAEELLKLDKFKEKSTQNLLAAIETSRQNSAERLLFGLGIRHVGSKAAKLLLAHFGSISQLMVANETEIAAIDSIGPVIAQSVVTYFANQEVHQLIEELQNVGVNLNYLSSQRTVIQTSFFTGKRVVLTGKLQRLTRSDAKKWLEDHGAQVTGSVSGKTDLLIAGEDAGSKLAKAESLAVQVINEARFIELMEA from the coding sequence ATGGACGAAGCGATAGCAGCAAAAAAAATTGCTCAATTAACAGAGCAGTTGAATCTTTGGAGTCAACAATATTATGTTGAAGACGATCCTAGTGTTGCTGATCAAGTTTATGATCAAAGTTATCGCCAACTGCAGCAGCTAGAAAAAAGTTTTCCAGAGCTGATAACTCCTGACTCACCGACCCAGCGAGTTGGTGGTCAGATTTTGACTAATTTCCAAAAGAAAACCCATGAAATTCCGATGTTATCTTTAGGTGATGTTTTTTCTAAATCAGAGTTGTTTGAGTTTGATCAGCGTTTGCGACAGCAAACAGAGCAGGATTTGGAATACAATTGCGAATTAAAAATTGACGGCTTGGCAATTTCGCTGATTTATCAGGAAGGTAATTTTGTTGAAGGTTCAACTCGAGGCAATGGAATTATTGGTGAAGATATCACGAATAATCTTAAGACGATTAAGGCAATTCCACTAAAGCTAAGTGAGCCAGTATCGCTTGAGGTACGCGGTGAATGTTATATGCCCAAAAAAGCTTTTGTTAGTTTGAACCAACAGCGAGAAGCGGCGGGCCAGCCAGTTTTTGCTAATCCGCGCAATGCAGCTGCGGGTAGTTTGCGACAGTTAGATTCGCGAATAACGGCCAGTCGCCATTTGAGCACATTTATCTATTATCTAATGCAACCGGAAAATTATGGTTTAAAAACACAAGATGCGGTAATTAAACAGTTAGCTGATTGGGGGTTCAAGGTTAATCCAGAATCAAGGGTTGCCAAAACCCATGAACAAATCAGTGAATACTTACAAGAATATCAAGCGAAACGGCCAAACTTGCCTTATGATATCGATGGAATTGTTTTAAAAGCTAATTCTTTGGCAGTTCATCAACAAGTTGGTAACACGGTTAAAGTTCCACGCTGGGCAATTGCCTATAAATTTCCACCAGATGAACAAGAAACGATTGTTCGAAAAATTGAATGGACGGTTGGAAGGACAGGGGTTGTAACTCCCACTGCAGTGATGGATCCGGTTCGCTTAGCGGGGACTACGGTCAGTCGAGCGTCATTGCATAATCCTGATTACTTATTGGAAAAGGATATCCGGGTTGGTGATACAGTTAAATTGCATAAAGCTGGCGACATTATTCCTGAAATTTCCGAAGTTGTGCTTGGTAAACGTGTCGCTGATTCACAACCCACTGTCATTTTACAGCATTGTCCGATTTGTCGGGCAAAGTTAGTTCATTTAGACGAAGAAGTTGCATTGCGTTGTATTAATCCTAAGTGTCCGGCCTTGATTAAAGAGAGCATTGTTCATTTTGCTTCGCGCAATGCTATGGAGATCGCTGGCTTGGGGCCAAGAATAGTTGAACAGTTATACCAAAATCACTTAGTAGCTGATGTAGCAGATTTATATCGGTTAACAGCTGAAGAATTGTTAAAGTTGGATAAGTTTAAGGAAAAATCAACACAAAATCTATTAGCAGCGATTGAAACTAGTCGCCAAAACTCAGCCGAGAGGTTATTATTTGGTTTAGGAATTCGTCATGTTGGTAGTAAGGCGGCTAAATTATTATTAGCGCATTTTGGCAGCATTAGCCAGTTGATGGTGGCTAACGAAACAGAAATTGCTGCAATTGATTCAATTGGCCCAGTAATTGCTCAAAGTGTAGTAACTTATTTTGCTAATCAAGAAGTTCATCAGCTAATTGAAGAATTGCAAAATGTTGGTGTTAATCTGAATTATCTGTCCAGCCAACGAACAGTCATTCAAACTAGCTTTTTTACTGGTAAACGAGTAGTTTTAACCGGCAAATTACAACGATTAACTCGTTCAGATGCTAAAAAATGGCTTGAAGACCATGGGGCGCAAGTTACTGGTAGTGTCTCAGGCAAAACCGATTTGTTAATTGCGGGTGAAGATGCAGGTAGTAAACTTGCTAAAGCTGAATCTTTAGCAGTGCAGGTAATTAATGAAGCCAGATTTATTGAATTAATGGAGGCATAG
- a CDS encoding CamS family sex pheromone protein, whose translation MKKTGILIGAILAILLAGCSNKSSNSNNSSKSSSNGYQITGNSSSDQYQNVITNGSYLTSKARGVGISQNSDNLLNLKSFENGLTQLSKTKYSPNNYIFREGQLLSSTTVEKWLSRQSKSNSLGLNPESNGQTDPNKRNPIYVQQLEEQDYMKQENGKLVLSGITIGIGMNRKDYYQKEQYGATYTTDISEAKMIAEGRQAAVKVLQRLRSSGKVANNVPIMIAMFQQASNDSLVGGSFYSYTYVKSGSTINSWQSLNTKSYILPTTANTSLPNDNDETSFESFKKQVQNFFPNLAGVTAQAEYNNKELQGMHVNITTQFYSETEITAFTQYLATAARNYLPSGIPIDITVKGSDGDIQSFLAKTAKQSTYYTHVFSSY comes from the coding sequence GTGAAAAAAACCGGAATTCTTATCGGAGCGATATTAGCGATTTTATTGGCTGGTTGCAGCAATAAGTCGTCAAATAGCAATAATAGCAGTAAAAGTAGTTCAAATGGTTATCAGATTACAGGTAATTCTAGCAGTGACCAGTATCAAAATGTAATTACTAATGGTAGCTATTTGACTAGTAAAGCTCGTGGTGTTGGAATTTCACAAAACTCAGATAATTTACTGAATTTAAAGAGTTTTGAAAATGGGTTAACGCAATTGTCCAAGACAAAATATTCACCTAATAATTATATATTTCGTGAAGGACAACTGTTATCATCAACAACAGTCGAAAAATGGTTGAGTCGTCAGTCTAAATCAAATAGTTTAGGACTTAATCCAGAAAGCAACGGTCAAACTGATCCAAACAAACGGAACCCAATCTATGTTCAGCAGTTAGAAGAACAGGACTATATGAAACAAGAAAATGGAAAATTGGTCTTGTCAGGAATTACAATTGGAATCGGGATGAATCGAAAAGATTATTACCAAAAAGAGCAGTATGGTGCTACTTACACTACTGATATTTCGGAAGCAAAAATGATTGCTGAGGGACGTCAGGCAGCAGTTAAAGTTTTACAAAGATTACGTTCTAGCGGCAAAGTTGCCAATAATGTCCCAATTATGATTGCCATGTTCCAGCAGGCTAGCAATGATAGTTTGGTTGGCGGTTCATTTTACTCATATACGTATGTAAAGAGCGGTAGTACAATCAATTCTTGGCAGAGTCTGAATACTAAGAGTTATATTTTACCAACGACAGCTAACACATCATTGCCAAATGATAATGATGAAACTTCATTTGAAAGCTTTAAAAAACAAGTGCAGAATTTCTTTCCGAATTTAGCCGGAGTAACAGCACAAGCAGAATATAATAATAAAGAGCTCCAAGGAATGCATGTCAATATCACGACTCAATTTTACAGTGAGACAGAAATTACAGCTTTCACACAGTACTTAGCGACAGCTGCTCGCAATTATTTACCAAGTGGAATTCCAATTGATATTACAGTAAAGGGTAGCGATGGTGATATTCAAAGCTTTTTAGCCAAAACGGCTAAACAAAGTACTTACTATACTCATGTTTTCAGCAGCTACTAA